The Streptomyces sp. NBC_00236 DNA window ATCTCGTCCGTACGCATCATCACGTGGACGAGGTCGCCCTCCTGCAGCACCGTCTGCGACGACGGCAGTATGGCTTCGCCCAACCGGGTGAGGAAGGCCACGCGCACGCCCGTCTCCTCCTGGAGGGTGCTGATCTTGTGGCCGATCCAGGACGGAGTGGTGTGCACCTCGGCGAGCTGCACACCGCCGCTCGGATCCCGCCACAGCGGCTCCGCGCCCGAAGGCAGCAGCCGGCGCAGCATCTGGTCCGCGGTCCAGCGCACGGTGGCGACCGTGGGAATGCCGAGGCGCTGGTACACCTCGGCACGCCGGGGGTCGTAGATCCGGGCCGCGACGTTCTCGATGCCGAACATCTCGCGCGCCACGCGGGCCGCGATGATGTTGGAGTTGTCGCCGCTGCTCACCGCGGCGAACGCGCCGGCTTCCTCGATCCCCGCCTCGCGGAGGGTGTCCTGGTCGAACCCGACCCCCGTGACGCGACGGCCGCCGAAGCCGGAGCCGAGGCGCCGGAACGCCGTGGGGTCCTGGTCGATGACGGCGACCGTGTGCCCCTGCTGCTCCAGGGTCTGCGCGAGAGCGGCTCCCACTCGCCCGCAGCCCATGATGACGATGTGCACCTTGCGCCTACCTCGCAGTCCTGGTCGTCCGGCTGACCTGCGAAAACACCCTGCTCACACTCATTCCTCGGCTGGCCGGGCAAACAATGGGGCAACGGTTCGTCCCGTTGCCCAGGATTGAGCTTAAGCGGCGGCGGGTGCGTTGCCTCATTC harbors:
- a CDS encoding potassium channel family protein, which codes for MHIVIMGCGRVGAALAQTLEQQGHTVAVIDQDPTAFRRLGSGFGGRRVTGVGFDQDTLREAGIEEAGAFAAVSSGDNSNIIAARVAREMFGIENVAARIYDPRRAEVYQRLGIPTVATVRWTADQMLRRLLPSGAEPLWRDPSGGVQLAEVHTTPSWIGHKISTLQEETGVRVAFLTRLGEAILPSSQTVLQEGDLVHVMMRTDEIAKVEAAFAEGPEEGGH